The region CCGTTTTGTAGAAGCAGGATTAACCAGCGCAATTGCTTTATAGAAGTTCTCCCGCCCCGCCGATTCTGGTCTTTCCTGTCGCTGCTGACTTGGATCGAAGGTATTAATCTGAAAGTTTAGCCCCACGGCAAGCGAGGCATTTCCGGGAAGATCAACCCCGCCCGATTGGCCACCGCCGGGCGTTCTTACCGCCATCTTTTCATCATGCCCTTCTATAATCCAACCTGGGGGTAATTCAAGGTTGATAAGAGAGTCACAGGGACACCGCCTAATTTTTATATCATTATCGGTCAGGAAACCACCTGCTTTCTGCGCTGCATCTTTAAGAGCGTCTTTAATTGTCTGGTCGGTTACTGGATTTGACAGGATCAAATTCGCAGATGAATACCAAGGTTTTTTCGGTGTCTCGTCCTGATAACAGAACGTTTTACATAGAAACTTACAGCCTACGAGCGAGTTTACAAAAGCCAGAATAATAATAAACGAGATAACAGGACGGCTAATTCGGGTTAAGTAATAAACGGTGTGGTTCATGAAATGAGTTGATTATAACAAATCGATAAGTTCCTTCGCTTCCCTTCTGCCGTCCAAGTTCCTGGTAATCACTTCATCGAGCAACTTTTTAGCTTGCTCTTTATCCATCGGTCGTCCGCGCTTTAACAGCGTCAGACTTTCGTAGAACAAACCGGGATTACTATAGAGGTCCGTCCGTTCGCTCAGGCGGTGAAACAGACTAATGGCTTGGTCGTAATTTTCCCGGCGCAAGGCAACAATACCTGCGTATTTCAGCGCACTATCGTTGGTGGGCTGCCGCTTGAGGATGTCCTGAGCGAGTGCGTCGGCCTCGGCTAGTTTACCGCTATTGACCAAACCAACGGCTGTTTTCAGGCTATCGGCCGTCGTTGACCCCGACGAACTGCCGTCCATCGTCGTGGGCAGCTGCATGAAATGCTGGGCTATATACGCATCGGCCCGGCGGCTTGCCATCTCGGGAGAGTTTGTCGGGCGGAAAAAGTACCAGCCCAGCCCCAGCAATACGGTAATGCTAGCGGCAGCAGCCCAGCGCATGGGCACGCTCCATATCGAAGCGGGTTTACGCAGCGAATCGAGCTCCGATTTACGCTGTTCGCGGGCCTGCTCTTTGGCTGCCTGTTTAGAGAGCATGTAAAACGCCAGGGCCTCGGCTACGGCCGGATCGGTGCGGAGAGCGGCCTCAAAGCGCGTTCGCTCGTCGGGAGTGAGTTGGCCGGTCACATAATTTTCAATTGTCTCCAGATCAGTGTTCATAGTATATCGCGGAAACGTTCACGTAGTTTATCCAAACAACGCAGGCGACTGGTTTTAGCCACGGCGGCCGTATTGTAGCCCATCGTTTGAGCAATCTCATCGTCGGAATAGCCTTCGCCCCACGATAAAATCATGGATCGACATTTATCACCCAATTCGTTCAAATGCTTATAGAGCTTTTCTACATCACTCTGTGCAATGAGTTTCTGCACAATCGAGCGTGCTTCGTCGGGCAATTGCAGGAGTGAATCATCGAGTGAAAAGGCATCGTGGACGCTACTACGCTTAGTCGTCTTTTTACGAATTTCGTCAACACATTTGTTCGTAAATATTTGATA is a window of Spirosoma linguale DSM 74 DNA encoding:
- a CDS encoding hypothetical protein (KEGG: bph:Bphy_2992 TPR repeat-containing protein) encodes the protein MNTDLETIENYVTGQLTPDERTRFEAALRTDPAVAEALAFYMLSKQAAKEQAREQRKSELDSLRKPASIWSVPMRWAAAASITVLLGLGWYFFRPTNSPEMASRRADAYIAQHFMQLPTTMDGSSSGSTTADSLKTAVGLVNSGKLAEADALAQDILKRQPTNDSALKYAGIVALRRENYDQAISLFHRLSERTDLYSNPGLFYESLTLLKRGRPMDKEQAKKLLDEVITRNLDGRREAKELIDLL
- a CDS encoding RNA polymerase, sigma-24 subunit, ECF subfamily (TIGRFAM: RNA polymerase sigma factor, sigma-70 family~KEGG: ppg:PputGB1_1599 RNA polymerase sigma factor SigX); this encodes MRLPFRQLSDAELMAGIRAGGSQRRLYENKLYEKYQYFITDGIRKHRLAEDECASVYSDTVLAMFDNIVSDRFEGRSELKTYLYQIFTNKCVDEIRKKTTKRSSVHDAFSLDDSLLQLPDEARSIVQKLIAQSDVEKLYKHLNELGDKCRSMILSWGEGYSDDEIAQTMGYNTAAVAKTSRLRCLDKLRERFRDIL